From the Carya illinoinensis cultivar Pawnee chromosome 4, C.illinoinensisPawnee_v1, whole genome shotgun sequence genome, one window contains:
- the LOC122306350 gene encoding NAC domain-containing protein 1-like, giving the protein MKEKSPANNSREQPGQLALDSTAPESNGSSLITMNNIAAAHDQRLPADIEMEEQVVYTKPPPGYIFRPTDEELIVYFLKNKLCNQPVPIDDIVEVNNLYAYNPDFLAAKYKDYGEDHLYIFTPRDRKNKYGYRIHRAAGNGYWKVIGGDKKIKSNETVVGYRTPLLFYKGKAPKGDQTDWIMCEFRVEDSPCSKGMRLDDWVLCKICHEPVKSTKPKTEDDDFATVGSTSTEDDYDVGDDEHIDQINCGNLEGLAIADVNSSSSCHDGSTNWVNFSTDQTVFGSNHLNEPSEFQED; this is encoded by the exons ATGAAAGAGAAGAGTCCTGCCAATAACTCTAGAGAGCAACCCGGCCAATTAGCCCTCGACAGTACTGCACCAGAGAGCAACGGCAGTTCATTGATCACAATGAATAATATTGCAGCTGCTCATGATCAACGGTTGCCTGCAGATATCGAGATGGAGGAACAAGTAGTTTATACCAAACCCCCTCCCGGGTACATATTCCGTCCAACAGACGAAGAACTCATCGTCTATTTCTTGAAGAACAAACTATGTAACCAGCCCGTGCCGATTGACGACATCGTGGAGGTTAACAACCTATATGCATATAACCCAGATTTTCTTGCAG CAAAATACAAGGATTATGGAGAAGATCACTTATACATTTTTACCCCAAGAGATCGAAAGAACAAATATGGATACCGGATTCATCGAGCGGCTGGTAATGGATATTGGAAAGTCATCGGAGGTGACAAGAAAATCAAATCCAATGAAACCGTAGTTGGGTATAGGACGCCATTGCTTTTTTATAAAGGAAAGGCTCCAAAGGGTGACCAGACCGACTGGATAATGTGCGAATTTAGAGTCGAGGATTCACCCTGTAGCAAGGGCATGAGG TTGGATGACTGGGTCTTATGTAAGATTTGTCATGAACCTGTTAAATCAACCAAACCTAAGACTGAAGATGACGATTTTGCGACGGTTGGTTCAACTTCTACGGAAGATGACTATGATGTGGGGGATGATGAGCATATAGATCAGATTAATTGTGGAAATCTCGAAGGTCTCGCCATTGCTGATGTTAACTCATCCTCTTCCTGCCACGATGGTTCCACCAATTGGGTGAATTTTTCCACAGATCAGACAGTCTTTGGGTCTAACCATCTAAATGAACCCAGCGAATTCCAAGAGGATTAA